One Mercurialis annua linkage group LG3, ddMerAnnu1.2, whole genome shotgun sequence DNA window includes the following coding sequences:
- the LOC130014456 gene encoding protein-L-isoaspartate O-methyltransferase 1-like isoform X1, translating to MIRETSVVRKKEHETKRQTQEVGHSHQLSSLSLSDFPFLFERTLFFRMQESWAGSGSNTSKTIVENLQLYGVISSKKVADVMETIDRALFVPDTTLAYVDRAMPIGHNATISAPHMHATCLQLLEEHLKPGMHALDVGSGTGYLTACFAIMVGPQGRAVGMEHIPELVISSIKNIQKSAAAPLLKEGFLSMHVGDGRQGWPEFAPYDAIHVGAAAPEIPQALLDQLKPGGRMVIPVGNIFQDLKIIDKKQDGSISARNETPVRYVPLTSRDDQLGES from the exons ATGATTAGAGAGACAAGTGTTGTAAGGAAGAAAGAACACGAAACCAAGAGACAAACACAAGAAGTTGGCCATTCTCATCAGCTCTCATCCTTATCATTATCAGATTTTCCATTTCTGTTTGAGAGAACTCTCTTCTTCAGGATGCAG GAATCCTGGGCGGGAAGCGGTAGCAATACCAGCAAAACGATAGTGGAAAATTTACAACTTTATGGCGTGATCAGTTCCAAAAAGGTGGCTGATGTAATGGAAACTATTGACAGGGCTTTATTTGTACCAGATACGACTCTAGCTTACGTCGACAGAGCAATGCCAATAGGACACAATGCTACTATTTCCGCACCTCATATGCACGCAACATGTCTTCAGTTGTTGGAGGAGCATCTGAAACCTGGCATGCATGCATTAGATGTTGGCTCAG GTACCGGGTATTTGACAGCATGCTTTGCCATTATGGTCGGACCACAAGGTCGTGCTGTTGGCATGGAACATATTCCAGAACTAGTCATTTCTTCAATCAAGAATATCCAAAAAAGTGCTGCAGCACCGTTGTTGAAGGAAGGTTTTCTCTCTATGCATGTCGGCg ATGGAAGACAGGGTTGGCCAGAGTTTGCGCCGTATGATGCCATACATGTAGGAGCAGCAGCACCAGAAATTCCACAAGCACTTTTAGATCAGTTGAAGCCTGGTGGCAGAATGGTGATTCCAGTTGGTAACATTTTCCAGGACCTGAAAATCATTGACAAGAAGCAAGATGGTTCTATTAGTGCGCGGAATGAAACTCCAGTTCGTTATGTTCCTTTAACAAGTAGAGATGATCAACTCGGGGAGAGTTGA
- the LOC130014456 gene encoding protein-L-isoaspartate O-methyltransferase 1-like isoform X2, which produces MESWAGSGSNTSKTIVENLQLYGVISSKKVADVMETIDRALFVPDTTLAYVDRAMPIGHNATISAPHMHATCLQLLEEHLKPGMHALDVGSGTGYLTACFAIMVGPQGRAVGMEHIPELVISSIKNIQKSAAAPLLKEGFLSMHVGDGRQGWPEFAPYDAIHVGAAAPEIPQALLDQLKPGGRMVIPVGNIFQDLKIIDKKQDGSISARNETPVRYVPLTSRDDQLGES; this is translated from the exons ATG GAATCCTGGGCGGGAAGCGGTAGCAATACCAGCAAAACGATAGTGGAAAATTTACAACTTTATGGCGTGATCAGTTCCAAAAAGGTGGCTGATGTAATGGAAACTATTGACAGGGCTTTATTTGTACCAGATACGACTCTAGCTTACGTCGACAGAGCAATGCCAATAGGACACAATGCTACTATTTCCGCACCTCATATGCACGCAACATGTCTTCAGTTGTTGGAGGAGCATCTGAAACCTGGCATGCATGCATTAGATGTTGGCTCAG GTACCGGGTATTTGACAGCATGCTTTGCCATTATGGTCGGACCACAAGGTCGTGCTGTTGGCATGGAACATATTCCAGAACTAGTCATTTCTTCAATCAAGAATATCCAAAAAAGTGCTGCAGCACCGTTGTTGAAGGAAGGTTTTCTCTCTATGCATGTCGGCg ATGGAAGACAGGGTTGGCCAGAGTTTGCGCCGTATGATGCCATACATGTAGGAGCAGCAGCACCAGAAATTCCACAAGCACTTTTAGATCAGTTGAAGCCTGGTGGCAGAATGGTGATTCCAGTTGGTAACATTTTCCAGGACCTGAAAATCATTGACAAGAAGCAAGATGGTTCTATTAGTGCGCGGAATGAAACTCCAGTTCGTTATGTTCCTTTAACAAGTAGAGATGATCAACTCGGGGAGAGTTGA